One window of Ictalurus punctatus breed USDA103 chromosome 22, Coco_2.0, whole genome shotgun sequence genomic DNA carries:
- the kctd10 gene encoding BTB/POZ domain-containing adapter for CUL3-mediated RhoA degradation protein 3, protein MEEMSGESAVSSAVPAATTRTTSFKGSSPSSKYVKLNVGGALYYTTMQTLTKQDTMLKAMFSGRMEVLTDSEGWILIDRCGKHFGTVLNYLRDGVVPLPESRRETEELLAEAKYYLVQGLVDECQAALQNKDAYEPFCKVPLVTSPKEEQKLIATSNKPTVKLLYNRSNNKYSYTSNSDDNMLKNIELFDKLSLRFNGRVLFIKDVIGDEICCWSFYGQGRKIAEVCCTSIVYATEKKQTKVEFPEARIYEETLNILLYECQDGRGPDNALLEATGGAAGRSHHLDEDEERERVDRVRRIHVKRPDDRTHHHQ, encoded by the exons ATG GAAGAGATGTCAGGAGAGAGTGCTGTGAGCTCGGCTGTGCCGGCCGCGACGACCCGGACCACCTCGTTCAAGGGGTCGAGTCCGAGCTCCAAGTACGTGAAGCTGAACGTGGGCGGAGCTCTTTACTACACCACCATGCAGACCCTCACCAAGCAGGACACCATGCTGAAGGCCATGTTCAGCGGCCGCATGGAGGTGCTCACCGACAGCGAAG GCTGGATCCTGATCGACCGATGCGGGAAACACTTCGGCACCGTGCTGAATTACCTGCGTGACGGCGTGGTGCCTCTGCccgagagcaggagagagacagaggagctGCTGGCCGAAGCCAAGTACTACCTGGTGCAGGGGTTAGTGGACGAGTGTCAGGCCGCGCTGCAG AACAAAGATGCCTACGAGCCCTTCTGCAAAGTTCCGTTAGTGACCTCCCCTAAAGAAGAGCAGAAGCTCATCGCCACGTCAAATAAG CCTACCGTTAAACTCCTGTACAACAGAAGCAACAATAAGTACTCCTACACCAG TAACTCGGACGACAACATGCTGAAGAACATCGAGCTGTTCGATAAGCTCTCGCTGCGCTTTAACGGCCGCGTGCTCTTCATTAAAGACGTGATCGGAGACGAGATCTGCTGCTGGTCGTTTTACGGCCAGGGCAGGAAGATCGCCGAGGTGTGCTGCACCTCCATCGTCTACGCCACGGAGAAGAAGCAGACCAAG GTGGAGTTCCCCGAGGCACGGATCTACGAGGAGACGCTGAACATCCTGCTGTACGAGTGTCAGGACGGCCGCGGGCCCGACAACGCTCTTCTGGAGGCGACAGGGGGCGCTGCGGGACGCTCGCACCATCTGGACGAGGACGAGGAGCGCGAACGAGTCGACCGTGTGCGCAGGATCCACGTCAAGCGACCCGACGACCGCACGCATCACCACCAGTGA